The following are encoded together in the Dickeya lacustris genome:
- the nudE gene encoding ADP compounds hydrolase NudE, with the protein MNNNLKKPKILNVETVARSRLFNVESVDLEFSNGERRLYERMRPSGRDAVMIVPVQGDELLLVREYAVGIEQYELGFPKGLIDPGEGVFDAANRELMEEAGFGAQRFELLSTLTMAPSYFSSSMHIVAANGLYPQRLQGDEPEPLQLVRWPLAEMMSLLNEPDFREARNVSALFLLQRWLNA; encoded by the coding sequence ATGAACAATAACTTGAAAAAACCCAAAATCCTAAATGTTGAGACCGTTGCCCGCTCACGCTTGTTTAATGTGGAGTCTGTGGATTTGGAGTTCAGCAACGGTGAGCGCCGTCTCTATGAGCGGATGCGTCCATCAGGCCGGGATGCGGTGATGATTGTTCCCGTGCAGGGAGATGAGTTGCTACTGGTTCGTGAATATGCGGTGGGGATTGAGCAATACGAATTGGGCTTTCCTAAAGGGCTGATTGATCCCGGTGAGGGCGTATTTGATGCGGCAAACCGCGAGCTGATGGAGGAGGCGGGCTTTGGCGCACAACGCTTTGAGCTGCTATCAACCTTGACGATGGCACCTTCCTATTTCTCCAGCAGTATGCATATCGTGGCGGCAAACGGCCTCTATCCACAGCGCCTGCAAGGTGATGAGCCTGAACCGCTGCAACTGGTACGCTGGCCGCTGGCAGAGATGATGTCGTTATTAAACGAACCTGATTTTCGCGAGGCGCGTAATGTGAGCGCCCTGTTTTTGCTGCAACGCTGGCTGAACGCGTAA